The Coleofasciculaceae cyanobacterium genome contains a region encoding:
- a CDS encoding NAD(+) kinase: MDLKHAIIAYKAGDKISKQWAEKCARELEAHQCKALIGPSGIKDNPYPVFLASSTVKIDLAVVLGGDGTILAAARQLAPQSIPILAVNVGGHLGFLTEPFELFQNTEVIWDRLQSDHYAVQKRMMLQAQLYQGERTQLESVSETFYCLNEMCIKPASIDRMPTSVLELEADGQVVDQYSGDGLLVSTPTGSTGYTVSANGPILHPGMWAIAVTPICPLSLSGRPLVLPSGSVVSVRPIRDYEVNTKLWTDGALGTTIWPGQRVVIKMANCQANFIILRESYSFYETLREKLQWAGTRVHYEDKE; encoded by the coding sequence GTGGATTTAAAACACGCAATCATTGCCTATAAAGCAGGAGATAAAATCAGTAAGCAGTGGGCGGAAAAATGCGCGCGCGAGTTGGAAGCTCATCAATGTAAAGCCTTAATTGGACCTAGTGGCATCAAAGATAATCCCTATCCCGTGTTTTTAGCCTCTTCTACGGTCAAAATAGATTTGGCAGTAGTTTTAGGTGGAGATGGTACGATTTTGGCTGCTGCTAGACAATTAGCTCCTCAAAGCATACCAATATTGGCAGTGAATGTCGGTGGACACTTAGGATTTTTAACCGAACCTTTTGAATTATTTCAAAATACTGAAGTCATCTGGGATCGTTTGCAGTCAGACCATTATGCAGTGCAAAAGCGAATGATGCTACAGGCGCAGCTATATCAGGGAGAACGGACTCAGCTAGAGTCTGTCAGCGAAACATTTTACTGTTTAAACGAAATGTGTATCAAACCTGCTAGCATTGATCGGATGCCAACCTCAGTTTTAGAACTGGAGGCAGATGGGCAGGTGGTAGATCAGTATAGCGGAGATGGACTACTAGTTTCAACTCCTACAGGGTCTACTGGCTATACAGTTTCGGCTAATGGACCGATCTTACACCCGGGAATGTGGGCGATCGCTGTTACGCCTATTTGCCCTTTGAGTCTTTCTGGTCGTCCTTTAGTTTTGCCCTCTGGTAGCGTAGTTAGCGTGCGTCCAATTAGAGATTATGAAGTAAATACTAAACTATGGACAGATGGCGCATTAGGCACGACTATCTGGCCTGGTCAAAGAGTTGTAATTAAGATGGCTAACTGTCAGGCAAATTTTATTATTTTGCGCGAAAGCTATTCTTTCTACGAAACTCTCCGAGAAAAGTTACAGTGGGCAGGAACGAGAGTTCACTATGAAGATAAAGAATAA
- a CDS encoding mechanosensitive ion channel domain-containing protein, whose translation MWLKKLFLVALTVVTAVAILVGSASSGLAQLNYNPLPYNIQFENSQIYTDPNIPKAPVVIDGRAIFAVGKIDGNSAGERVAGIHLELQEAIQDDNFTGVTIEEQGGLPVLYLAYQRQPEDNLDLGPQKVKRYLFTVTKEDTIGRKSIRETAVDLQQEIERAITRAKQERSSAYIQRQAIISCVLLLLALLVTRLLNQLQTYPLRKAIQRIIPGLASNSSSQPSNLTTLFRLKLGFARFIVWTVTIFVIFRLFPYTRQWLYFLFSILVSTFNKSIFSFGGNEFSIINLLVLLGLFVGSIILSNHITNLLRTNVLQATRMTRGSQEIITIITKYGLISLATVVLLQAYGLNLSSLALIGSALGVGIGFGFQDIARNFASGIVLLFERSIQVGDFIQIGSHLGVVEEVRTRSIVLKTLDRISIIVPNSRLLSEEVINWNHRRNITRLHLPVGVAYGSDVKKVKSALLQAAEEHLEVLRNPSPQVFFTEFGDSSLNFELLIWTSDPSRQAPLKSDLYFRIEEIFKQQQIEIPFPQRDVNLNLEDLPIKLPPQLEGHLLYLLKGLISSQYANNNQVRSSGTTPRPPKKDKKIEF comes from the coding sequence ATGTGGCTTAAAAAACTTTTCCTAGTTGCCTTGACAGTAGTTACTGCTGTAGCGATTTTAGTTGGCTCAGCTAGCTCAGGACTGGCTCAACTAAATTACAATCCACTGCCCTATAATATTCAATTTGAAAATTCACAGATTTACACCGATCCTAATATTCCCAAAGCTCCTGTAGTAATTGATGGCAGAGCCATATTTGCTGTAGGTAAAATAGATGGTAATTCCGCAGGAGAAAGAGTTGCGGGGATTCATTTAGAATTACAGGAAGCAATTCAAGATGATAACTTTACTGGAGTAACAATTGAAGAGCAAGGCGGTCTTCCCGTACTGTATTTAGCATATCAGAGGCAGCCTGAGGATAATTTAGACTTAGGCCCTCAAAAGGTCAAAAGATACCTGTTTACCGTTACTAAAGAAGATACTATTGGTAGAAAGTCTATCCGAGAAACGGCAGTAGACCTACAGCAAGAAATAGAACGTGCGATCACCAGAGCCAAACAGGAAAGAAGCTCTGCCTATATTCAGCGTCAGGCAATTATTAGCTGTGTTTTACTGTTGTTGGCTTTGCTCGTTACAAGACTATTGAATCAGCTACAAACTTATCCCCTCAGAAAAGCGATTCAAAGGATCATTCCAGGATTAGCTAGTAATAGCAGTTCCCAACCTTCTAACCTAACTACTCTGTTTCGTCTTAAATTAGGTTTCGCTCGCTTTATTGTCTGGACTGTGACAATTTTCGTCATTTTTCGCCTTTTTCCCTATACGAGGCAGTGGCTATATTTTCTCTTCAGCATATTAGTTAGTACCTTTAATAAATCCATATTTAGTTTTGGTGGTAATGAATTTTCAATTATTAACCTGCTAGTTTTGCTGGGCTTGTTTGTTGGTTCGATTATTCTCAGCAATCACATAACTAATTTATTACGAACAAATGTCCTGCAAGCTACCAGAATGACCAGAGGTTCGCAGGAAATTATCACAATTATTACTAAATATGGTTTAATTTCTCTGGCTACAGTGGTTTTACTCCAGGCTTACGGGTTAAATCTTAGTTCTTTAGCCTTAATCGGTAGTGCGCTGGGTGTAGGTATTGGTTTTGGTTTCCAAGATATTGCTCGCAACTTTGCCAGCGGTATTGTCTTACTGTTTGAACGTTCAATTCAGGTAGGAGATTTTATTCAAATCGGGAGTCATTTAGGAGTGGTTGAAGAAGTTAGAACCCGTAGTATTGTTCTCAAAACCCTGGATCGTATTTCAATTATTGTGCCTAACTCGCGCTTATTAAGTGAGGAAGTAATCAACTGGAATCATCGCCGAAACATTACTCGCTTACATTTGCCTGTTGGAGTGGCATATGGTTCTGATGTAAAAAAAGTTAAATCAGCTTTGTTACAGGCAGCAGAAGAACATTTAGAAGTTTTGCGAAATCCATCACCCCAAGTATTTTTTACTGAATTTGGTGATAGTTCTCTTAACTTTGAATTACTCATTTGGACATCAGATCCTAGTCGTCAAGCACCCTTAAAAAGCGATCTTTATTTTCGGATTGAAGAAATTTTTAAACAACAGCAAATCGAAATTCCTTTTCCTCAAAGAGATGTCAATTTAAATTTAGAAGACCTACCAATCAAGCTTCCTCCACAATTGGAAGGACACCTGCTTTATTTGTTAAAAGGTTTAATTTCTAGTCAATATGCTAATAATAATCAAGTAAGAAGTAGCGGTACGACTCCACGTCCGCCAAAAAAGGACAAGAAAATTGAGTTTTAA
- a CDS encoding pitrilysin family protein gives MQKLSESLYQTKFHANTFRLSNGLTIIHQHLPATPVVVSDIWVSAGAIAEPAAWSGMAHFLEHMIFKGSPNVMVGEFDWLIESTGGVANAATSYDYAHFYLTTAAQHFEQALPCLADILLRASIPDEEFIREREVVIEEIYSSHDDPDFLGFQALCQNTYQCHPYRRSILGEKELLLEHTPNQMRCFHRTYYQPENMTVIVVGGIEQEQALALVNDNFSKFSAPSECPPVIIEAEPPAIAIRRQELHLPRIEQARLLMAWICPGSESLPEAIALDLIALILTGGRSSGLVRELREERQLVMDIDCNLSLQKDSSMFSIGALLATEYIPMVETMICDRLNQLQHNLIPEVEINRAKRQLVNDYIFSTETPSQLASVYGFYNIVATAAHSALYPQIICQLQPEQLQAIAKRYLSPERYAVTILKPS, from the coding sequence GTGCAAAAACTATCGGAATCCCTTTACCAAACTAAGTTCCATGCTAATACTTTTCGCTTAAGCAATGGACTAACGATTATTCATCAGCATTTACCCGCTACTCCTGTAGTGGTTTCAGATATTTGGGTCAGTGCAGGGGCGATCGCTGAACCCGCAGCCTGGTCGGGAATGGCACATTTTCTGGAACATATGATTTTTAAAGGTTCTCCGAATGTGATGGTAGGGGAATTTGACTGGCTGATCGAAAGTACGGGTGGGGTAGCTAATGCGGCCACAAGTTATGATTATGCTCATTTTTATTTAACTACCGCAGCGCAGCATTTTGAACAAGCTTTGCCTTGTTTAGCTGATATTTTATTGAGAGCGAGTATTCCTGATGAAGAATTTATTCGAGAACGAGAAGTAGTAATTGAAGAAATTTATTCTAGCCATGACGATCCCGACTTTCTAGGATTTCAGGCTTTATGTCAAAACACCTATCAGTGTCATCCCTACCGACGTTCTATTTTAGGGGAAAAAGAATTATTACTAGAACACACTCCTAATCAAATGCGCTGCTTCCATCGCACCTATTATCAGCCAGAAAACATGACGGTGATCGTGGTTGGTGGAATTGAACAAGAACAGGCTTTGGCTTTAGTCAACGATAACTTTAGTAAGTTTAGCGCACCTTCAGAATGTCCCCCTGTCATCATAGAAGCCGAACCTCCAGCGATCGCCATTCGCCGTCAAGAGTTACATCTTCCCAGAATCGAACAGGCGCGTCTGTTGATGGCTTGGATCTGTCCTGGTTCGGAGTCTTTGCCAGAAGCGATCGCTTTGGATTTAATCGCGCTGATTTTAACTGGAGGACGTAGTTCAGGCTTAGTTAGGGAACTGCGGGAAGAAAGACAGTTAGTCATGGATATTGACTGTAATCTATCTCTGCAAAAAGATTCCAGTATGTTCTCAATTGGTGCATTGCTGGCCACAGAATATATCCCCATGGTCGAAACGATGATTTGCGATCGCCTAAACCAACTACAGCACAATCTAATCCCCGAAGTAGAAATTAACCGCGCCAAACGCCAGTTAGTTAATGATTACATTTTCTCGACCGAAACCCCCAGTCAGCTAGCCAGCGTATACGGTTTCTATAATATTGTAGCTACTGCTGCTCACTCCGCCCTGTATCCTCAAATCATTTGTCAGCTACAGCCAGAACAGCTACAGGCGATCGCCAAACGCTATTTATCTCCTGAACGTTACGCCGTTACTATTTTAAAACCTAGTTAA
- a CDS encoding biotin--[acetyl-CoA-carboxylase] ligase — protein MSFNLELYWQVWQKLNQSQIIAKPIPLAVFASIPSTNNKLWELIDRGVEYPLGAIALQQTAGKGQWGHSWVSANGGLYLSIGFDLDLEPHNYPHLVMATVWGVATVLRHHQLPVTIKWSNDLILDRCKLGGIKIETRNSKNKISQAVVGVGINWRNAVPNLGINLESYYQNHNFKSINSLEELAAISAYGIVLGYQDYLSVGIEKLLDKYLAIFHNLGQQVNINGCPGQVIGVTAQGKLKVKLRSPGATTEIALAPGQISLGY, from the coding sequence TTGAGTTTTAATCTAGAGCTATATTGGCAGGTTTGGCAGAAGCTTAATCAAAGCCAAATAATTGCTAAGCCAATTCCTTTAGCGGTTTTTGCTAGTATTCCCTCGACTAATAATAAACTTTGGGAATTAATCGATCGCGGAGTTGAATATCCCCTTGGCGCGATCGCCTTACAGCAAACCGCAGGCAAAGGACAGTGGGGACATAGTTGGGTTTCTGCAAACGGTGGACTATACCTCTCTATCGGTTTTGATTTGGATTTAGAACCCCATAATTATCCTCATTTAGTCATGGCAACAGTCTGGGGAGTTGCCACAGTTTTACGACATCATCAGCTACCAGTCACTATTAAATGGTCGAATGATTTAATCTTAGATCGGTGTAAATTGGGGGGTATAAAAATTGAGACGCGCAATAGTAAAAATAAAATATCCCAAGCTGTCGTAGGGGTAGGAATTAATTGGCGCAATGCTGTTCCTAATCTAGGAATTAATTTGGAGTCTTATTATCAAAATCATAATTTTAAAAGTATTAATTCTCTCGAAGAGTTAGCGGCTATTAGTGCTTACGGTATTGTCTTAGGATACCAAGATTATTTATCAGTTGGAATCGAAAAATTACTAGATAAATATCTAGCAATTTTTCATAATTTAGGTCAACAGGTCAATATTAATGGCTGTCCTGGTCAAGTAATAGGAGTAACTGCTCAAGGAAAATTAAAGGTCAAATTGCGCTCGCCTGGAGCAACTACCGAGATTGCTCTTGCTCCTGGACAAATTAGTCTGGGATATTAA
- a CDS encoding AarF/ABC1/UbiB kinase family protein: MFALTKNTSRQREIAEVVFRNGWGYARGLLTGNKSDEPRLPSPEVLRKILIELGPVYVKLGQLLSTRPDLLPARYVETLTDLQANVPPVSWSEVEVLIRSELSQPIEAVFSDIDRNAIAAGSIGQVYRAVLTSGQKVALKVQRPGIDVVIAQDISLIRSLAELVSLTEFGKNFDMVGLAEEFSNAIKAELDFTTEAEYTEQLRHNLTGSKWFNSQQLVIPQVYNDLTTTKLLTLEWLEGVPILEAKIPEIRLDQDEATQRLELTTVLFRAFFKQVYIDGFFHADPHPGNIFYLQDGRIALLDCGMIGRLDPRTQQILTEMLLAIVDLDGRRCSQLTLELAEGGQQVNLNRLTNDYDSMLRKYYNRSISQINFSEVIYEVLQVSRNNKIRLPSNMGLYAKTLANLEGVARGFYPEVNLLDQIRPLMADVFRRQLLGERPAETLLRIGLDFKSLSLRSPRLVELLLDRITSETLKWNVNIPRLDILALSIEASANRLSFSVLVGSLIMGAAIISAGSATTQVSVLSNVLFAVASLLGLWLVFSIIRSGKLK, translated from the coding sequence ATGTTTGCTTTAACTAAAAACACCTCTCGCCAGAGAGAAATTGCTGAAGTAGTATTTCGTAACGGCTGGGGTTATGCGCGGGGGTTGTTAACTGGTAACAAATCTGATGAACCACGCTTACCTTCTCCTGAAGTCTTACGCAAAATCTTAATCGAGCTTGGTCCTGTATACGTCAAGTTGGGTCAGTTACTTTCGACTCGCCCCGATCTTTTGCCTGCTCGCTATGTAGAAACTTTGACCGACCTCCAGGCCAACGTACCTCCTGTTTCCTGGTCAGAGGTAGAAGTTTTAATTAGAAGCGAGCTATCTCAGCCCATAGAAGCTGTTTTTAGCGATATTGACCGTAATGCGATCGCAGCCGGTTCTATTGGTCAGGTATATCGTGCCGTATTAACCAGTGGGCAAAAAGTGGCTCTAAAAGTACAGCGTCCAGGAATTGATGTTGTAATTGCTCAAGATATTTCTTTAATCAGAAGCCTGGCAGAGTTAGTATCTCTAACTGAATTCGGCAAAAACTTTGATATGGTGGGCTTGGCAGAAGAATTTAGTAATGCCATCAAGGCAGAGTTGGACTTTACCACTGAAGCTGAATATACTGAACAGCTACGCCATAATCTAACAGGAAGTAAGTGGTTTAATTCTCAACAGCTGGTTATTCCCCAGGTGTATAACGACCTAACTACTACCAAACTATTAACTTTAGAATGGCTCGAAGGAGTGCCAATACTAGAAGCAAAAATACCCGAAATCAGACTAGACCAAGATGAAGCTACCCAGCGTTTGGAACTGACTACTGTTTTATTTAGAGCTTTCTTTAAACAGGTTTATATAGATGGTTTTTTCCATGCCGACCCTCATCCAGGCAATATTTTTTATCTTCAGGATGGTCGCATTGCCCTCTTAGATTGTGGCATGATTGGTCGTTTAGACCCCCGTACTCAACAGATTTTAACCGAAATGCTGCTAGCAATTGTCGATCTTGATGGTCGCCGCTGTAGTCAGTTGACCTTGGAATTAGCCGAAGGTGGTCAACAGGTTAATTTAAATCGCTTGACTAACGACTACGATAGTATGTTACGCAAGTATTATAATCGCAGTATTTCACAGATCAACTTTAGCGAGGTGATCTATGAAGTTTTGCAGGTATCCCGCAATAATAAAATCAGGCTGCCCAGTAACATGGGGCTATATGCCAAAACTTTAGCTAATTTGGAAGGTGTTGCCAGGGGTTTTTATCCTGAAGTCAATCTTTTAGACCAAATTAGACCTTTAATGGCAGATGTATTTCGCCGCCAGCTTTTAGGAGAAAGGCCAGCAGAAACTTTACTACGCATCGGTTTGGACTTCAAAAGTCTTTCATTGCGATCGCCTCGTTTAGTCGAACTGCTGTTAGATCGAATTACCTCAGAAACCCTCAAATGGAATGTTAATATTCCTCGCCTTGATATCTTAGCTCTGAGCATCGAAGCTTCAGCTAATCGCCTTTCATTTAGTGTCTTAGTTGGCTCTTTGATTATGGGGGCAGCAATTATTTCAGCTGGTTCTGCGACTACTCAAGTTTCGGTTCTAAGTAATGTTTTATTCGCCGTAGCCAGTCTTTTAGGTCTGTGGTTAGTTTTTAGTATCATTCGTTCGGGAAAACTTAAATGA
- a CDS encoding MFS transporter — translation MFNLLANELAFNLYQLPLELAQYTIFEKDLMPEESSVLFSGPQFLVALLAGVVMAFAFQLLLTNFTVAVGVPILISDDDDDDDEPDTIGGKVRKAEAKIGLWALITGTLALFGACYLAVKLSLISSAPLGIILGIVIWATYFSLIMWWGSSAVGSLIGSLVSTATSGLQGLMGTATTAIGANVARKQAISTAEEITAAVREELTSGVTPENLNKFLASSLGSLELPSLNIPEIRDQFEKLLGDVDLEAIGDNGDLLNNINRETLIDFVGSRSNLSKQDLDRVADELEDVWQQVLNRQNPTEKIINLIKETNPEELNTEQLNERIQQLATAGTSGNGRQGNGLVRQAIKTGVGKAIPAVMERVNLSDVDIDKISRQLEQLKGKAQQVDVEQIIDQLEGLRNKASEQFASPSNTIQTDIEDYILNSLPWQFSHRNLLDEFKEVIYDPNANPGSVNKQLSQLNKEYFVYLLKRRGDFSPSRIGNIAKDMEQIRTEVLETVQNADSEEQSQDLRSRIENYLGSTGKEELNPETMEQEFSTLLEDPEVGLEDLQNRFDQFDRDTLVQLLNQRDDINEEEANNIVGQLEHTRDNVLNRARELQEQAQTNAQEVRQRVEDYLRNTQKEELNPDAIEQELRTLLEDPQAGFQALRMRVSQFDRDTLVQLLSQREDLSEEQINQIIDRAESVRDSILQAPQQVSEQAKQRYQETIGSISEYLRNTNLEELNPEGIQQDLSKLLDNPQEGAKAWRDRLSQVDRETLVKLLSQREDLSAEQANQIIDRVEEAIQNIVRAPQRLVQRATKPVLDFEANLENYLRNTDKEELNPEGIKRDLQILIQDPRVGIGSLGERISQFDRETLVAALSQREDISEEEANQIVDRIVSVRDSIQEQFQQIQQQLQSVLDSSFGKVRDYLNSLERPELNYEEIKQDFTQVFDDPKAGFEALRDRLSQFDRDTLISVLSSREDISEEQANQIVNRIEESRDSVLHQAERIQQETQKRLKAIKKEAKRQAKDTRKAVTDAAWWLFGAASTSLIASAIAGFVAVSY, via the coding sequence ATGTTTAATCTGTTGGCTAATGAACTTGCTTTTAACTTATACCAACTACCGCTAGAACTGGCACAATATACAATATTTGAAAAAGATTTAATGCCAGAAGAATCTTCGGTTCTCTTTTCTGGACCGCAATTTTTAGTAGCACTACTGGCTGGTGTGGTTATGGCATTTGCCTTCCAATTACTCTTAACTAATTTCACAGTCGCTGTTGGCGTTCCGATTCTAATTAGTGACGACGACGACGATGATGACGAACCAGATACTATAGGTGGAAAAGTTCGTAAAGCCGAAGCTAAAATCGGTCTTTGGGCATTAATTACAGGCACTCTTGCTTTATTCGGTGCTTGTTATTTAGCAGTCAAACTGAGTCTGATTTCCAGTGCGCCACTAGGCATAATTCTAGGCATAGTTATCTGGGCTACCTATTTTTCCCTAATCATGTGGTGGGGTTCATCAGCAGTCGGTTCTTTAATTGGTTCTTTAGTTAGTACCGCCACCTCTGGCTTACAAGGTCTTATGGGGACAGCAACTACTGCAATTGGTGCAAATGTTGCCAGAAAACAAGCAATTTCGACGGCTGAAGAGATTACTGCTGCGGTGCGTGAAGAATTAACTTCTGGTGTAACTCCTGAAAACCTAAATAAGTTTTTAGCCAGTTCTTTGGGTTCTCTAGAATTACCTTCCTTAAATATTCCAGAAATTCGCGATCAATTTGAAAAGCTACTGGGTGATGTAGATTTAGAAGCGATCGGCGATAATGGCGATTTGCTCAATAATATTAATCGTGAGACTTTGATCGATTTTGTTGGCAGTCGCAGCAACTTGTCTAAACAAGATCTTGACCGTGTTGCCGATGAATTAGAAGATGTTTGGCAACAAGTTCTCAATCGCCAAAATCCAACTGAGAAAATCATTAATTTAATCAAAGAAACCAATCCAGAAGAGTTAAATACAGAACAACTAAACGAGCGAATTCAGCAACTAGCTACAGCAGGAACTTCTGGCAATGGCAGACAAGGTAATGGCTTAGTCCGACAAGCTATTAAAACAGGCGTTGGTAAGGCTATACCGGCAGTAATGGAGAGAGTTAATCTCTCTGATGTGGATATAGACAAAATCTCCCGTCAATTAGAACAGCTTAAAGGGAAAGCTCAACAAGTAGATGTCGAGCAAATCATCGATCAGTTAGAAGGTTTGAGAAATAAGGCAAGCGAACAATTCGCCTCACCTTCTAATACGATTCAAACCGACATAGAAGATTACATCCTCAATTCCTTACCTTGGCAATTTAGCCATCGCAATCTGCTCGATGAATTCAAAGAAGTTATTTACGATCCCAATGCTAATCCTGGCAGCGTCAATAAACAATTGTCACAACTTAATAAAGAGTATTTTGTTTATTTACTGAAGCGACGCGGTGATTTCAGTCCATCGAGAATTGGCAACATTGCTAAAGACATGGAGCAAATACGCACAGAAGTTTTAGAAACTGTGCAAAACGCCGACAGCGAAGAACAATCTCAGGATTTACGTAGCAGAATTGAAAATTATTTGGGTTCTACTGGTAAAGAAGAACTAAATCCTGAAACGATGGAACAAGAATTTTCCACCTTACTCGAAGATCCAGAAGTAGGATTGGAAGATTTACAAAATCGCTTTGACCAATTCGATCGCGATACTCTGGTGCAGCTACTCAACCAAAGAGACGACATTAACGAAGAAGAAGCTAACAATATTGTTGGTCAACTTGAGCATACCCGCGATAATGTTTTAAATCGAGCCAGAGAATTGCAAGAACAAGCTCAAACCAACGCTCAAGAAGTAAGACAAAGAGTAGAAGACTATCTGCGTAACACGCAAAAAGAAGAACTCAATCCCGATGCGATCGAACAGGAATTACGGACGCTGCTAGAAGATCCACAAGCAGGATTTCAGGCTTTACGGATGCGAGTATCACAGTTCGATCGCGATACTTTGGTACAGCTATTATCACAGCGAGAAGATTTGAGCGAAGAACAAATTAACCAAATTATCGATCGCGCTGAATCTGTACGAGATAGTATTTTGCAAGCACCACAGCAGGTAAGTGAGCAAGCTAAACAACGCTATCAAGAAACAATCGGCTCGATTAGCGAATATCTGCGTAACACTAACCTAGAAGAACTCAATCCTGAAGGAATTCAGCAAGATTTGAGCAAATTACTCGATAATCCCCAAGAAGGAGCTAAAGCCTGGCGCGATCGCCTGTCTCAAGTAGATCGCGAAACTTTGGTGAAATTGCTATCTCAGCGAGAAGACTTGAGCGCAGAGCAAGCTAATCAAATTATCGATCGAGTAGAAGAGGCAATTCAAAATATTGTTCGTGCGCCACAACGCCTGGTACAACGAGCTACCAAACCAGTTTTGGACTTTGAAGCTAATCTGGAAAACTATCTGCGCAATACTGACAAAGAAGAACTTAATCCCGAAGGAATCAAGCGCGATCTGCAAATATTAATACAAGATCCGCGTGTGGGAATCGGTAGTTTAGGAGAACGAATTTCTCAATTTGATCGCGAAACTCTCGTTGCTGCACTCTCTCAACGTGAAGATATTTCTGAAGAAGAAGCCAATCAAATTGTCGATCGCATTGTATCGGTACGTGACTCAATCCAAGAGCAATTTCAGCAAATTCAACAGCAGTTGCAGTCTGTACTTGACAGTAGTTTCGGCAAAGTTCGCGACTACCTCAATTCCCTCGAACGTCCCGAACTTAACTATGAAGAGATTAAGCAAGACTTTACCCAAGTATTTGACGACCCCAAAGCAGGGTTTGAAGCTTTGCGCGATCGCTTATCCCAATTTGATCGCGATACTCTAATCTCTGTCTTAAGTTCTCGCGAAGACATTTCCGAAGAACAAGCTAATCAAATTGTTAATCGCATTGAAGAATCACGGGATAGCGTACTGCACCAAGCTGAACGTATCCAGCAAGAAACACAAAAACGCTTAAAAGCTATCAAAAAAGAAGCAAAAAGACAAGCTAAAGATACCAGAAAAGCTGTTACAGATGCAGCCTGGTGGTTATTTGGTGCTGCTTCCACTTCTTTAATAGCTAGTGCGATCGCTGGGTTCGTGGCTGTTAGCTATTAA
- a CDS encoding PspA/IM30 family protein encodes MKRKAMKKITFKKFIYWLLGETAGRTLVGTWKWVWGLPVESGGKIAQKVAQESLQSMQESIAQLTEGVSKVVAAYRLTRERYDKKQQEFQEAEQQAELAYRRGDEEAARLLITKAIAIEKIMPQLKQQVEQAKQIATAATEKLKKEKEKIQAYKLDMANLKAVSELNEIMADIHSISTELDLDSARSQFEEAQNSVEGRYLWETTKAELAEDETEKIQNNINKLSLDEQINSRLERFKQ; translated from the coding sequence ATGAAACGAAAAGCGATGAAAAAAATTACTTTCAAAAAATTTATCTATTGGCTGTTGGGTGAAACAGCAGGAAGAACCTTAGTAGGCACATGGAAATGGGTTTGGGGTTTACCTGTTGAGTCTGGAGGCAAAATTGCTCAGAAAGTAGCACAAGAGTCTTTACAGTCGATGCAAGAATCGATCGCACAGCTAACCGAAGGTGTTTCTAAAGTAGTTGCTGCATATAGACTGACACGAGAAAGATATGACAAAAAACAACAAGAATTTCAAGAAGCCGAACAGCAAGCAGAACTAGCTTATCGCCGAGGAGATGAAGAAGCAGCCAGATTATTAATCACCAAAGCGATCGCGATTGAAAAAATTATGCCTCAATTAAAGCAACAAGTAGAACAGGCTAAACAAATCGCCACGGCAGCCACAGAAAAACTGAAAAAAGAAAAAGAAAAAATCCAGGCTTACAAATTAGACATGGCAAATCTTAAAGCTGTGTCGGAACTAAATGAAATCATGGCAGACATTCATAGCATTTCCACCGAGTTAGATCTTGATTCAGCGCGATCGCAGTTTGAAGAGGCACAAAATAGCGTTGAAGGAAGATATCTCTGGGAAACTACCAAAGCTGAATTGGCAGAAGATGAAACAGAAAAAATCCAAAACAATATCAATAAGTTATCCCTAGATGAACAAATTAATAGCCGTTTAGAAAGATTTAAACAATAG